TCCCGCTATGTTCTTTAACAATCTTAAAAATGAATTGTTCATCATCAGTGAGTTGTGTACTATTCTTTATCGTAAAGTCATCCAACTTTTTCATTGCTGTTTGTACATGCTCAGGCAATATTTTCTTTTGTGATTTTTCTTCAGCTAAAAGCGCGCTTTCTTTAAGTAAAAATAATCCACTTCTTATATCTTTAAGTTGGGAAGTTTTTTCTGCAACAAGTGCAAACGCACCATCTTCCCAGACACCCTCATAAAATGCATAATCTATTCTTTCTTTTAAGATGCCTGTTGTTTCTGAACCATTATACGCGCGAAACTCTTGAAGCTCAGGCGTCAATCTACTTCGAATACGCTCATCAAGACTAATAAGCCAAGATTTGTAATTTGTAAGTAAAAATATTGCTTTATGATACACATCCTCAACAAGCGTATAAAGAAAATCAAAGTCTTCGGCTTTATCTATCTCATCAAATACAAGCACCACAGAGTTTTTATTCAAAAGTTGTATTGCAATTTTAAAGAGTTCGGTTGTTTTTTTGTTTTGCGTGAATGCATAACCGAGTTGCTCACAAATTTCTACAACAACTTTATAACTCGTGTTAGATTGCCAACAATTGATATACAAAGGCACTACTTCATCTGTTTCATCTTCAAGTTCTCGAATAACGTGCCGAACAGCGACTGTTTTTCCAACACCAGGCGGTCCAAAAATCAAAAGATTTCTACCTGATCGTTTTGCAAAAAGTGGCTTAATACATGTTGCAAAATATTGTTGTTCTTGCTCTCGATAAGGAATAGTTTTTGGTAAAAATTCATAGTCAAGTGCCGCCTCATTTTTAATGAGTGTTTGGTTTGAAGATAACACATTATCAAAAAGTCCCATGAAAAAACCTAATAATTACCTACTTTTAAAGATAGCGGTTCTAAAACCGAAAATCGTTCAGAAAAACTCCAAAGAAACAATTATTAAACAAACAATCCAAAAACAACCTTATGAAAAAAATAATTCTTCTCGGACTCTTGAGCGTATTAATTATTCTTGCTGGCTGTACAAGCTATTCCTCACAAGATATTCCTCAAATTCCTAGTGAATGCGAGTTAGAAACTGACTTCACAAAAGGCTCGCAGTATCCTCAGCTACTCTTCGGAAAAATGTATACCTGCATTATTGAAGATAGTGGTGTCGTCATCTCACAAATGTTGATTAAGCCACTAAAAAAGAATATTTTTGAAGAAGAATTTGCCAGAAGTGTTATTGCATCTACTGAACCTCAGCAATACGATGAGTTAGAAGGATTTGAATTATTAGAAGATGAAACTATCAGCTGCAAAAACAAAATCTATCGATATAACACTATTAAATCACCCCCTCATGAAGAGCCAGAAATACAACCTGGTTGGACATATGAAGAACCTAAGCAATTAGCGCATGTAGACAAAAAGAGCCTTACCGAACAACTTCCTCTAATGGATAGCTCATTTCAGATAATCGACAATAATTTATTTATCGTTATTCACTCAACATATCCTGCAAACGAGATCATTCCAGAATATGAAGCAATAACTGTTGCTAAAGAAATGGGTTTACTCTGTGAAGAATAAAATCTACCTGAGTAATTAAAAAGAGAAGTAAGAAAAGAAAGAAATCAAACTTAAAGCTCAACAATCACTCGAAATTTAGCAGTTTTTGCTTCTTCATTTTTCAGGTTTTCAACAGTAAATTCTTTGTAGCCTTGCGCTTTTGCCCAGGATTCTGCTGATTCCTTAGTTTTGAAAGTTTTTGGTCGAGGAGCTCGATTTCGTCCACGAAGCCGTGAAAACCGTCGTGTTACTCGTAATGCATCTTTTACCATGATAGAAAGAAGGACTATCTTACCATTTATAAAGGTTATTATAGGATGAGGTGCTCTTATCAACACAGCTGCCTTGCAGAAGACCTAAACACGAACAATTTGCTATAAGCAAAATCGTCATGAGTGTAGAGATAACTTTGCTATGAAAACAGTAAGAAACAATTTACTTATCTTGATGCGCTAAAAATCTTTGATTTTTTAGCAGCTCACAAGAGTAGTATACATAAAAAAAGTAACTCAGTCTTAGTAACTCAAGTCTTAAAATGGTCGTAACAACCGTCCATCAACTTTGAAAAGCGGCTCTTTAAAGACTTGATCCAAATGAATAGGTGCACGCACATCTCCACCAAACCAAGCATTACTTCCTATTGCTAAGTGTGCTGTTCCCGCTGCTTTTTCATCGACAATTGTTGAGCCAATAATAGATGCTTCTGGATTAAGACCAATGCCTAATTCCCCTATTTTGCGAATACCCATTGTACTTTTTGCCATACGATGGGCTTGGGCTAAACTTTCTTGCAAGAGCCTACTTTCAGTTGTCGCATTCCAAGAAACAATCTCGCCTTTATGTATCTTGCAAATAACTGGTCGTTGTACAAGATGCGTTCTTTTTGTTGTGCGCATACTACCATCAATAACAAATGTGCCCGTGACTGATTTTGTATCTGGCGCAATATATGTTTCAGCAGGTATAGCATTTCCTCCTGTTCCTGGTTGGGTATAACGTCCCGAAGCAACAATTGCTTTATGATCTGCAATACCTAAAACAATATCAGTTCCTGCCGGAGTGAATACCTGTAGTTCACTTCCATTATCAAGTGTTTTTTTGACTTTCTCAGCTTTTCGTTCAAGTAGCCTTGTATCTGCTTGGAGTGGTCGAAGAATTCCTTGAAGTTTACTATTATCAACCAT
This DNA window, taken from Candidatus Woesearchaeota archaeon, encodes the following:
- a CDS encoding AAA family ATPase gives rise to the protein MGLFDNVLSSNQTLIKNEAALDYEFLPKTIPYREQEQQYFATCIKPLFAKRSGRNLLIFGPPGVGKTVAVRHVIRELEDETDEVVPLYINCWQSNTSYKVVVEICEQLGYAFTQNKKTTELFKIAIQLLNKNSVVLVFDEIDKAEDFDFLYTLVEDVYHKAIFLLTNYKSWLISLDERIRSRLTPELQEFRAYNGSETTGILKERIDYAFYEGVWEDGAFALVAEKTSQLKDIRSGLFLLKESALLAEEKSQKKILPEHVQTAMKKLDDFTIKNSTQLTDDEQFIFKIVKEHSGKKIGDLFTEYEKMGGKASYKTFQRKIAKLEEGKFIHVTKKTGAGGNTTIVEKKLTDF
- a CDS encoding aminopeptidase, whose translation is MFSINLAKFQSKMPISLFEHVITNNLGVTNEELLIIGDKGVSPQNMLAPALTHAYSVAANNLGITHSTVYQTTKSRGEPADLIMLKQLKKLPSQSAIVINVSNRMGQMAFLGSSFRNYCKEKGHRFISTASLGMVDNSKLQGILRPLQADTRLLERKAEKVKKTLDNGSELQVFTPAGTDIVLGIADHKAIVASGRYTQPGTGGNAIPAETYIAPDTKSVTGTFVIDGSMRTTKRTHLVQRPVICKIHKGEIVSWNATTESRLLQESLAQAHRMAKSTMGIRKIGELGIGLNPEASIIGSTIVDEKAAGTAHLAIGSNAWFGGDVRAPIHLDQVFKEPLFKVDGRLLRPF